CGATTTCGGTAGTTTCGAGGCCATTCCAGACGAACGGCTGAAGAACCTGATGCGTCGCGATAACGTGTTGATCAGCCCCCACATCGCCTTTTACACCAAGACGGCCGTGAAGAACATGGTTCAATATGCGTTAAATAATAATAAGCAATTAATTGAAACGGGTCAGGCGGAAAACGAAGTTCAGTTTTAGCTAGCCACTAAAAACACCATCTCCGGTCAAATACGACGGGGATGGTGTTTTTAGGTGTCTCGATTAGAGTTGCATCACGCCGCTTAGGGCGAGTAGGAGATTCTGTAGCTCGGTGGGGTCCTCGACGGTTTGGTCAGGGGTCCAATCCCCATCGGGCATTTCAAAGTTGCGATGGTTAAACCAAAAGGCTTGCCAACCGGCTTGCTTAGCGGCCCGGATATCTAGGCTGTAGCAATCGCCCACGTAGACGGTTTCGCTAGCGCGGAGATTGAGCCGCCGATTCATCATGGTGAAAATCTGGGGATCGGGCTTCGCGACGCCGGCTTCTTCAGACGTCAGGATAGTGTCGCGGTCGATCCAGCGGTGCATCTGCAGACGCATCACCTTGGCTAACTGATAATCCGTTTTACCATTGGTAATGATGCCCAGCTGATACTGATCTTTAAGTTGATCGAGCGCTGTCGCTAGACCGGGAAACAGCTTGATGTCCTGAAGACCTTGCACGTAGGCTGCTTGAAAGGCCGCTGCGGCTTCCGGGGTTACCGGAGGAAGGTCCTGAGCGTGCAGAGCGTTGTTTAACCGCGTGAGGTGCCAATCTGCCGTTCGTCGGGAAGTCAGGGGCTTGGCCAGCTGACCGCTTTGGCGGCGATAGGCTTGAAACGTCCTGGTTAGATCAAAGCTAGTTGGCACCTGAATAATCGGCGCTAAGGCGGCGACAAACGGCGCCTTTTGGTCATAGAGCGTGTCATCAACATCGAAGACGACCGCTTTTATCATGTGCATTTCCTCCTGTCTAAGTTCCCTAGCAGTTTATCATACCTCCGTTAAATTGTCAATTTTTTCTAAAGTTTTTACGGTTTTGGCTTGTGTTTCGGTGGGGGCTTTTGTATAATAACTGTCGGTGCGTATGCGCCAATTCACACCTTGCGTGATGGTCGCGGGGGTGCTCGTGATGAGTTCCGTGACCAATTGAGCGCCGGGGAGGAAATCAAAAACTATTTGGAGGCATTTTATCATGGCTGTTATTTCAATGAAACAACTGCTCGAAGCCGGTGTCCACTTTGGTCA
Above is a window of Levilactobacillus zymae DNA encoding:
- a CDS encoding HAD family hydrolase codes for the protein MIKAVVFDVDDTLYDQKAPFVAALAPIIQVPTSFDLTRTFQAYRRQSGQLAKPLTSRRTADWHLTRLNNALHAQDLPPVTPEAAAAFQAAYVQGLQDIKLFPGLATALDQLKDQYQLGIITNGKTDYQLAKVMRLQMHRWIDRDTILTSEEAGVAKPDPQIFTMMNRRLNLRASETVYVGDCYSLDIRAAKQAGWQAFWFNHRNFEMPDGDWTPDQTVEDPTELQNLLLALSGVMQL